Part of the Candidatus Neomarinimicrobiota bacterium genome is shown below.
CCGACGGAACAGACGTTGCCGATCATCGCGGTTTCGACCACGTCGGGAACCGGCTCTCAAGTCACTCAAGTGGCGGTTGTGACGAACACTGCGAAACGAGACAAATCCGCGATTTACAATGCTATTATTTACCCGCGGGTGGCGATTGTGGATCCCGATTTAATGCGGACGGTTCCTGAGCATATCACTGCCTCGACCGGCTTCGATGCGTTCGCCCACGCCTTCGAGAGCCTGCTACATCCAAAGGCCTCACCCTATACCGACATGATGGCCCGAGAAGCCATTCAGCTGATCGTGCGGTATCTGCCCCAGGTAGTGAAGAATGGCTCCGACCGGGAAGGGCGCGCTGCGATGGCCTGGGCGGACACGTTGGCCGGTTTGTGTATCGCCAACGCGGGTGTTACTCTACCGCACGGTATCGGTATGCAAATTGGCGGGATGTATCCCCATGTTATGCATGGGGAAGCGCTGGCACTGAATTATCCCGCTTTTACCCGTTACACTTATCCGCATGCTATA
Proteins encoded:
- a CDS encoding iron-containing alcohol dehydrogenase, which produces PTEQTLPIIAVSTTSGTGSQVTQVAVVTNTAKRDKSAIYNAIIYPRVAIVDPDLMRTVPEHITASTGFDAFAHAFESLLHPKASPYTDMMAREAIQLIVRYLPQVVKNGSDREGRAAMAWADTLAGLCIANAGVTLPHGIGMQIGGMYPHVMHGEALALNYPAFTRYTYPHAIGQFATAGRFLNPGLEGKSNEAAAEKACDEIDKFLKEIGMWFGLADFDIPREELPELAEQSLVLPDNGNNPRVATADEVKGLLEQSYRR